From Desulfurispira natronophila:
CCAGCAGGATATGCAGATGAATGTCAATACCAAGCACGTGCGCCTGGATGACGAAAAATACAAGGTGAGTCTGGTGACCGGCCTGGTGTTTAGCGATGAAAAGACGGCTCCTTTTGTAATGGAAGTGGTTCTTTCCGGTGTATTTGCCCTGAAAGGCGATTATGACGATGAGGATCGTGAGATTATTCTCAGCGTCAACTGTCCCTCCATACTCTTCCCCTATGCACGGGAGATAGTCGCTAACCTGAGTATGCGCAGTGAGTATGGTGCTATAACTCTCCCTAGTGTCAACTTTATGGAAATTTACCAGCGCAAAAAGAGTCAGGGGGATACCCCCGCACCGGAGTCCCCAGCGGAAGGGGCGAGCCAGTAGGGCAGATCAGTTTCCACAGGGTGAAAGCAAGGCACCTGCGGGTAGAGCTCCCCTATTTACCGTGGAAGGCACGAAGGTAGTTCATGTTACTGGCATTTATGCCGGCAGATTTGCAAATCCTGCACTAATAAGGAGGTCAATATGTCCAAGAAAGTATGCGTTGTTTTGGCTGGTTGTGGTGTTTACGATGGTGCCGAGATATACGAATCCGTATTTACCTTGTTGGCGCTGGAGAAAGCGGGTGCCAACGTGACTTGTGTAGCTCCTGATGTGCCGCAGATGCACGTCATTAACCACGCAACTGGCGAAGTTATTGAGGGAGAAGGACGCAACGTATTTCTTGAGTCGTCACGGGTGGCGCGAGGCAATATAACCCCCATAGCCGACGTCAAGGGCGGAGATTTTGATGCCTTGGTTCTCCCCGGCGGGTTTGGAGTGGCCAAAAACCTTTCTACCATCGCAGTTGACGGTGCAGGGGCATCAGTCAACCCGGATGTCCAGCGACTGATTCTGGAAGCAAATAGCGCCGGCAAAGTTATCGGAGCTATATGTATTGCCCCTACGGTGGTTGCCAAGGTGCTGGGAGAGAAAAAGGTTGAGCTTACTATTGGCAATGATGAAGGGTTTGCTGATCTGATTCGCAGTACTGGTGCCATTCACTGCCTGGCAAGCGTTACCGACATTGTGGTGGATGAAAGCAACAGAGTTGTAAGCACCCCGGCCTACATGCTTGGCGAAAAGATGGCCGATGTGCAGGCAGGTATCGATAAATTGATAGCGAAAGTGCTAGAGATGGCATAGTTCCGTTGCCGTGCCATTGTGAAGGCTTAAGCGCAAGCGCTCCGATGGCGACCCTGGATCGCGAATGGTGCCAAAAGGTTATCAGTAGCACTGAGCCCTTCTTGGGTTGCGGGAGGCTTGCCACGTCTGGCTGCTGATGTTCAGCGTTTCTTGGGCTCTTTTGCAGTAGACAACAGCAACAAGCAGCTGGTGCCTTGCTGAAAAAAGGGTGGCATGGTGCATGCTCGGCATGTTAGCCTTTATGTTTACTGAGTGTAGACAAAATTTACCAATGCTGAACATCAGGAGTAAACAACATGTCACAAGTTAAATCAGGCGATACGGTTCAGGTTCACTATACTGGAACGCTGGAGGATGGAACCGTTTTCGATTCCTCCTACGAGCGTGATCCGCTGGAGTTCACCATAGGTGCCAATCAGATTATCCCCGGCGTGGAAGAAGCGGTTGTGGGTATGGCCCAAGGCGAAAAGAAGACTTTTGATGTCCCATCTGACAAGGCATACGGTGAGCATAACGAAGAAATGGTGTACGCTATGGATCGCCAGCAGTTGCCCCAGGAAATTGAGCCTCAGGTGGGGATGACCTTGCAGGCATCTTTTAACAACGGTCAGGTGGCTGATGTGCTCATAACCAGTGTGGATGAAGAGACCGTAACTCTCGACGCCAACCACCCACTGGCAGGCAAGACCATTACTTTTGAAATGGAAATTATGGGTATAGACAACTCTGAGCATGAGTAGCTTCCTGCTATACCAAAAATAAAGCCCAAATTGATTGCTTGCAAAAAGCCCACAGGTCTCTCAATGAGAACTTGTGGGCTTTTTGTGCTTTGGTTATTCCAGGAATTTCACTGCGCGGAGTTTTTGCAGACATCACGGTTTATTGCACAGTGTCACCGAGTGCCAAAGATACGATCCCCGGCATCGCCAAGTCCCGGTAGGATATATCCCTGTTCGCTCAGCTTCTCATCCACTGCCGCCGTGTAAATGGGCACATCGGTGTGGATTCTGCGAAACTCGGCAATTCCCTCTGGTGCCGCCACCAATGCCATGAACTTAATGCGCTTGGCGCCCTGCTCCTTGATGTGATTGACTGCAGCTGCGGCACTGCCTCCGGTAGCCAGCATGGGGTCTACCACAATTACTTCCCGCTGGTCCATATCCGGTGGGAGCTTGCAGTAGTAGACAATTGGCTCCAGCGTATCGTGATCCCGGTACATGCCGATGTGGCCGATGCGCAGGTTGGGGATCAGGCTTTCTATACCCTGAACCATCCCCAGGCCCGCGCGTAGAATGGGCACAACGGCCAGCTTTTTCCCGCCCAGCACCTTGCCAGTGGTTTGCATCAAGGGAGTCTCCACTGGCACTTCCATCAGATCCAGGTTCCGGGTGATCTCATAGGCCATGAGCATGGAAACTTCCTCCAAAAGTTCTTTGAATAGCTTGGTGGATGTCTCCTTGTCACGGATATGGGTGAGTTTGTGTTGAATCAGGGGATGGTCGATAATGTAGACTTCGTGCATGTTACGGCTCCTCTGAAGTTGCTCCCACGTCTTTGGGAAGAATAATGTTTAACACAACACCTACCAGGCCAGCCAGTCCCAGGCCGCCCAGATGCAGCTGACCAATTTCCAGAGCCATGCCGCCGATGCCCAGTACCAGAATTACTGCCACAATAATCATGTTGCGAGGAGCAGCCATGTCGGTCTTGGCTCGCACCAGAGTCCCGATGCCAATGGAAGTGATCATGCCGAAAAGCAGGATCATGATACCGCCCATGACCGGTACCGGTATGGTGAGCAGCACGGCCCCAAGCTTGCCAACAAAGGCCAGTACGATGGCGGTAATGGCAGCTATGGTCATGACGACCGTATCAAACACTCTCAGTAGAGCAACAGCACCGGTGACCTCTGAGTAGGTAGTATTTGGGGGACCACCAAAAAGGGCGGCTATGGAGGTAGCGGTGCCGTCGCCCAAGAGGGTGTTTTTAAGTCCAGGATCGTGCAGGTAATTTTTACCGGTAACCCGGGATATGGCGATCATGTCCCCCACGTGTTCGATGGTTGGCGCTACAACCACC
This genomic window contains:
- the elbB gene encoding isoprenoid biosynthesis glyoxalase ElbB — protein: MSKKVCVVLAGCGVYDGAEIYESVFTLLALEKAGANVTCVAPDVPQMHVINHATGEVIEGEGRNVFLESSRVARGNITPIADVKGGDFDALVLPGGFGVAKNLSTIAVDGAGASVNPDVQRLILEANSAGKVIGAICIAPTVVAKVLGEKKVELTIGNDEGFADLIRSTGAIHCLASVTDIVVDESNRVVSTPAYMLGEKMADVQAGIDKLIAKVLEMA
- a CDS encoding protein-export chaperone SecB; this translates as MSVAGGVNLLGTMLEGVHYRTRPRYALKDVKGQQDMQMNVNTKHVRLDDEKYKVSLVTGLVFSDEKTAPFVMEVVLSGVFALKGDYDDEDREIILSVNCPSILFPYAREIVANLSMRSEYGAITLPSVNFMEIYQRKKSQGDTPAPESPAEGASQ
- a CDS encoding FKBP-type peptidyl-prolyl cis-trans isomerase, whose protein sequence is MSQVKSGDTVQVHYTGTLEDGTVFDSSYERDPLEFTIGANQIIPGVEEAVVGMAQGEKKTFDVPSDKAYGEHNEEMVYAMDRQQLPQEIEPQVGMTLQASFNNGQVADVLITSVDEETVTLDANHPLAGKTITFEMEIMGIDNSEHE
- the upp gene encoding uracil phosphoribosyltransferase, whose amino-acid sequence is MHEVYIIDHPLIQHKLTHIRDKETSTKLFKELLEEVSMLMAYEITRNLDLMEVPVETPLMQTTGKVLGGKKLAVVPILRAGLGMVQGIESLIPNLRIGHIGMYRDHDTLEPIVYYCKLPPDMDQREVIVVDPMLATGGSAAAAVNHIKEQGAKRIKFMALVAAPEGIAEFRRIHTDVPIYTAAVDEKLSEQGYILPGLGDAGDRIFGTR